A portion of the Clupea harengus chromosome 18, Ch_v2.0.2, whole genome shotgun sequence genome contains these proteins:
- the cldn7a gene encoding claudin-7-A: MANAGIQLLGFGLSLMGIIGLIIGTILPQWKMSAYVGDSIITAVAMYEGLWMSCAFQSTGQLQCKIYDSILQLDNALQATRALMIVGIIVSIAGLGVASIGMKCTTCGADDRARKSRTAVTGGIILLVGGLCAIVACSWFAHNIIRAFYNPYTPANTKFEFGAAIFIAWGGSFLDVLGGAMLAASCPGAKQMTKYPPKNVSRTASSAKEYV, translated from the exons ATGGCAAACGCAGGGATCCAGCTTTTGGGATTTGGTCTCTCTCTGATGGGGATCATCGGGCTCATCATCGGCACCATCCTCCCGCAGTGGAAGATGTCCGCATATGTAGGAGACAGCATCATTACGGCGGTGGCCATGTATGAAGGACTGTGGATGTCGTGCGCTTTCCAAAGCACCGGGCAGCTTCAATGCAAAATCTATGACTCCATTCTACAGCTTGACA atgcCCTCCAGGCCACGCGTGCCCTGATGATCGTGGGCATCATCGTGTCCATCGCAGGACTGGGTGTGGCCAGCATCGGCATGAAGTGCACTACCTGTGGAGCGGACGATAGAGCGCGCAAGTCTCGGACCGCTGTCACTGGAGGCATTATACTGCTCGTAGGGG GCCTCTGTGCAATCGTGGCTTGTTCGTGGTTTGCCCACAACATCATCCGTGCCTTCTACAACCCCTACACCCCAGCCAACACCAA GTTTGAATTCGGGGCCGCTATTTTCATCGCGTGGGGGGGCTCCTTCCTGGATGTGCTTGGGGGGGCCATGCTGGCCGCTTCGTGTCCTGGTGCCAAACAGATGACCAAATACCCTCCCAAGAATGTCTCAAGGACCGCCAGCAGCGCCAAGGAGTATGTTTGA
- the LOC105903087 gene encoding cornifelin homolog B-like, with translation MAHRMVVQQPKPVIMAAATDQWTTSICECDNVNDCCFSFWCCSCFACITARDHGECLCLPLVDSFGCIPPITLSMRVSMRRTFGIKDTICNDCIYAFCCGPCSYCQIRREMKARLHPVTLINNRAQ, from the exons ATGGCGCACAGGATGGTGGTGCAGCAGCCCAAACCGGTCATCATGGCCGCTGCCACAGACCAGTGGACCACCAGCATCTGCGAATGTGACAACGTGAACGACT GCTGTTTCTcgttctggtgctgctcgtgtTTCGCGTGCATCACGGCGCGGGACCACGGGGAGTGTCTGTGCCTCCCATTGGTCGACTCGTTTGGGTGCATCCCCCCCATCACACTCTCCATGAGGGTGTCCATGCGCCGCACGTTTGGAATCAAG GACACCATCTGTAATGACTGCATTTACGCCTTCTGCTGCGGACCCTGTTCCTACTGTCAGATCAGACGAGAGATGAAGGCTCGCCTCCACCCCGTCACCCTCATCAACAATCGGGCTCAGTAA